CAAGacctcattagtaattctccttacagtctgctGTACAACTCTCATCATTTTACATcagagaaattggtattggatcacctatcccaaattgatatttttcttgattctcatctcttgtctgcttgatgttgttttgatattgtagggataatttctgtcttggtcacccatgggagtaaaagggctAATGTTTACGATGCTTTCAATTATGATATTTAGAACCAAAACCAGATCAAACCAGTGTAGTCAAAGTGCCAACTGTTGACAGAAAGCGAATAGCTACACAAAGTTTCCAGTCACCATTCCCTTCAATCCAGGAAGAGGTATTGTCTGATCAGGAATCTGAAAAATATCCTGATGACAGCAAGAATGACattgatgatgacaatgatgatagtTGTAGTATTAATGGACTGATTAAAGCAGCTGAAGCTATAACTGATCAAAATGTGGTTGGAAAGACTTTAAGAGATGAACTAGAAGAACTGGAGGAAAGTGTGGTTTACACACCTATTGATAATACTTGGCACGAAAATGCACAGAACACTTCTGAGAGTGTCCACTCTGCTGGGCAGTTTGACTTGAATGGTGTGGAGGACACACACTACAATGCCAGCTCACTTGATAATGAAGAGAGCTTAATGACAACTCTAGCAAGCAATGAAGGAGTATCTGATGGCCAGGAAGCAAGGAGTAATAATTTTGATCATAAAGACGAACAAATAAGTAACAATGATGAGTCAGCTTTAGACTCTGCAGTGGCAGCAAATGGTGTTGCTGAACATGCACAAGATGTAGAATTTATGGGCTGGATTGAAGATACATCCAGAGACAACTCAGAACAGCCTGGAAATGATGAGGCTAGCCAGTGTGTTGTTAATGAATTTGTTGTTTCAGAACAACAAGAAACTCATGAACAATTTATGAACAGCACTGTTTTGCATCCCCAAGATGGTGGTATGTCTGTCGATGATGTAAATTTAACATCATATGACCAAGTGCAAAGTGAAAATCTTCTTGAACCTGGATTGTCCATTGTGCCAGTAGTTgatgcaaattttgaaacttacccTTCAGAGTCTGATCAAAGTCATAATGTAGGAACACAGGATTTTTATACACAGAATGAGAATGCAGATTCTGGCACCTCTTTTCAAACTGAGCCTTCAATGACAAATTCATATAATTGTAATTCAGAACAGGAGAGTTTTGACACAGGTAATCAGCCTGGTCAAGTTGAACATGAAGAAGGTTCACAGTCTCCTGTATTAACCATGTCATTACAGTCTCACGGAGCAGTAGAGGCTCGCCGCATCACCTCAGGAGAAGCTTGTCTTGGTAGAGTGCCACCCCTATGGGTGCCTGACTCTGTGGCTACTCACTGTATGAACTGTGGGTTGAAATTTAGTGTTTTGAAGAGGAGACATCACTGCAGAGCTTGTGGAAAGGTACTGTGGCTCACAATACACTCTTATTTTTGTGCTGGATAGGAATTTAGAGGAAATCTATTTGTATATATTGGCACATACATGTAATAGTTGATCATTCAAGGTACTCAAAGTGTTACTAACCCTTGAAGTTCCATGAGTGATTGGCTttaaacttctccctatagtattcatacattatttagcaaacaggtaatgagaatattcaaacttatcagatagaagtcattgtcttgatctaataccaaattcttgtaacgtATTTACCAGGAAATAttagcagctagagggggaATTAACATTAAGATCTTAAGAGATAAAGAGTTAACCAGTGTCAAAAAATTACTTCTTTGGTAATATACAACAGAAAgatataaaactttttttatcttgataTTGGCTATTTGAGGTAAGAAAAGAATGTTTTACTACTTATGGACCGTTACTTTTAGTTGATTGTCTTAATTAAGTGAGTTATGTCAATTACAGGCTCTGTGTTCATCTTGCTGTAATATGAAGTTTGTTTTACCATACCTGGACAATAAGGAGGGTCGAGTTTGCCAAGTCTGCTGCAATGCCCTCTTAAGAGGTATCTTATTGTTATCAGTTCTACATAGAGCATCCAATGTTTATTGTCATATCTAAAAGAATATGGACTCATGATTTGTGGTtcttgtttgtgtttgttttggatatggtgtttttttttcgctgctTGTATGATTAAAGTAAAGAAGTACTCTCTAACTCACAGGAGTTTTAGTTAAGGAGTGCATAGCTTGAGGATAATCTTTTTAGTGTATCAAGCAGATGTTTCATAGCATTTCTTTGGTCAAAGCATCATTTTTGAGGCAAAGTATTGATGATGACTGTAATTTCAGCTCAGGCATTATCAGAAGTGATGGAAAGCCAAGAGGATGACAATCTCAGAAATCATTTTGACAGTGTGCCAGATGATTTGCTCACAGAAGATGTTTTAGAAGAACATGAAGACTTACCAGCTGACCAGCAAGAGGTCTCTGAAGGTGCAGAGGCCATAGGGGATGAACTTGATTCCACAGAGTTACCCAGCCCAGGTGAAGATCGTACtgtatttaacccttcaactcccaagatctgattcaattctcccctcttgctgctacacatttccatttAAATTAGTTATCAGAACTaggtgttaaatcaagattacaacttctacctgaaaagtttaaatattctcatcacctgtttgctggataatgtatgggtattttagggagaagttagatgttcatcaattctgggagtttaagggttaaattgcTTCTGTCAACATGATCTCCAATTTTTCTGTAGTCACTCATAGAGCATGTAATTGTGGTTGACGTTTTAAAGTAATACCAGAATTCTGTTGTCTAATGACTGGCACTCATCTTTAGGAGTGGATATGGCCACAAGACCATCTTCCTCTCCCCCAGTTCTTCCTCCTCTACAAATCCCAGTGCTACCACCCACAGATGCACCTAACACTCCATTATCCACACCAGCATCCCCTGCTCTGTCTGACGACAGTGATTGCTTGTTTCGATTGGATGTTGATAATGTGCGGTCATTGTTGCCACAAGATATAACTACACTGCCACCAGTTTTGAGGGTTACAAATGAAGGTGTGTGTAATTCTTCCTAGTGTGATTTGATTGGATGGGAAGGTTGGTCGTTAACCCTTCACTACCTAACATCAGAActcatattctccttactgtttttATGCATTTTGTATGGTACTGATTTTAagtatttgtttaacaatccagagcttcttcagttgttgatcatttccttcattctcatgatcaGAATGTCTTATTCAATGGTGATACTGATGatgaaggagaaattagatattgGTTGCTTACAAATTATCTTGATGTATGACTACTCAACCTTATTTCCCAAAGAAGATTCTCAGTATGTACAAGCTGAAACATGGCAAGCTGCTCAGGAAGTCTCTACTTTGAGAGATGAAATAATGATCATTGCTGCTTAGTAACTATAGTATATCTTATCTGTTTCAGAGATATCAATTCAAGAAAGACCTGATCCTGCAGAAATCATGTATCAACTGAAAGGTACAAACTTTTTAGTTGACATTGAGTCAAGAAATGACTCAATGTCTTAAATTGACTTAAATGTTGCTTCTTTCAAAgcaattaatttttgtcttaGTTTAATGTAAGTGACATTCCTAACAGATCAAACAAGACTTGAAAATTAGTCAGCTAAAAGATTAAGGCTTTTGGGAGAACAGTATGTTTATTAAACATGTGTTGTAGACAGAACATTCATTGATTTTGAAGCAAATGGGTAAGAAAGCATACCTCCCAAAATAATCTCCTTGGAAACTTCTTTCCTTGTTTAAGCCACCATAAGAGCTTTTGTAGAACAATATGATTGTTAAACATAGCAGGAACATTCACTTGTTGTGGCAAAATTGAGGAAGAAAGCATGCTGTACCACCCCTAATATTCTCCCTGGAAACTTGTGTTCTTGTATTAGCCACTATAAGCTAATAATCATAGCAGTGTTGTGGTATTAAAAGCACTAGGTCAGCCTTAAATTTAATGACAGGTCAAGTCGCTTATAAATAATCTCTAGAAGGTCAATAAATCATCAAATAATAAATGtccagagattttttttttttttgtagggaaGTCCTCATAATTATTTTCTCCCATGCTGACAATGCTCTTTTGCTAACAGGTCTTCATGAAACTGTTGTATTCCTGCTGAATAAGAACTTGGTTGTCAAAGTCACTTTAGTGAAATGTAAGTGtgaattgttacaataaatgaACCAGGTGAAGCGTTAGAAGATACTGTTAGATATCAGTTATTGTGCATTCAAGTCATTCAATGTAACTATTTGTCATAACAAAGCAAACTATGTCCACAAAGTTCCAGTAGGTTTTGAAAAGTAGCCATTTACTGTTGGAGAAGCAGTTTCAGTGTACTGAACTCTAGGTTGAGAGGTCTGGTTTGGAGACCTGGCGGGGTCAATGTGTGGTGTTATTGGGAAAGACACTTtgctctcacagtgcttctctccaacaaggagtataaatgggtgcTGGCTAACTGTCAGGAAAGCTTGATGAattgctggggggggggggggaggggaggggatgCTGGACTAACATCCCATTCAGGGGGTAGTAGTAATAAtcctagtcacttcatgctgAGGAAACTTGGATAAGCTGTGGCTGGGTGTGGCACTAGGTGCAAATACAGACTTATTTACAATGCTTGAAAGCAATCTGTTATTCAGCTTGTAAAGATTAATCTGTGGGATAGCATTAATCAAAGGGCCTTGAATTTCAAGAGCACTAAGGACTAAGGACTAAGGATCCTTGTtcacttttcttcatttcttctaGTGAGCTGTTGTGTGAAGCGCAAATGTTGGTGTTTTGTTACTGAAGGAATGGGGGCAGCTAACCAAGAAGAAATGGTAAAGCTGTTACTTAAGTTATAATTGTGTCTTAAGTGTTGAAGTACTGTATCTTATCTGTTCATGGTTAAAAAGGGtcaaaaaattttgagtttagTTACTGATTGCAGagagatataaaaaaattactgttaGTCAAAAATTATTGTCATTGTTAGTTAGATTATTGTATTCAATGTTTTCAGGTGGTCCTGTTGGAGTGTCATCGTAAAGAGACAATGCTTCCAAAGGATGTCCTTTCACACTTCAATACAGCCTTTGCATATGCAAAACAAGGTAGGATCTTGATTCCTCTTCATTAATGAGAATAGCAATAATTGTTGGCAGTATTTCTTGGAACTAAGATTTCTTTCAATTGCTGTTAGGTCACACTGTGTCTGAACTTGGCTACACAATTTTTGGTCAACCATTTCTTGGCAGTAGTGACAATGCAGGCTTTTTATATGTAAAACCATCATTTCAGGTATGCTTTGAAATTGAAAGCCTTGGTTctgagactttttttttctagtaagtGTATttcgaataaagaaaaaaaattgaagagatgTGAAGAATGAAGCTCTGAATGGCATTTGATGCTGCAATATCTTCTCTCTGGGTTACACATGAGAACACAAAACTCAATTAAACATCCCAGGGAAGATTACTTATGGTAATATTATCTTTTTGCTTTCCCAAACTCAGTTAGCTAAAAATTCCTCTGAACTCAAACttacatgcttttttttttttcaaagtgcattttcaattattttctatCAAAAAACCCAAACTTTGTTTTAACAGTTTGAGTGGGAAGGTTCTCTTTATTAACAATAACGATATATACACATGTTAGTGTGATGaatgtttgatatttttttaaatgcaatcAAATCTTTTCAGTGTTTGAAGAACATCCCTGTTCCTTCCACTCCTTATGTCATAGGAGTGTTAATAAAACGCCTGGAATCACCATGGGCCCAACTGTTTCCTTTAAGGCTGCAGCTAAGACTTGGAGCAGAGTTTAGATGTAAGTGGGAATTTGTTTAGTCATAATGAAATCATGCTTTCatcagagtttctttagttggcaaccatttcctttattatgtGACCTGAATTtgtgattctggggtgatagTGGACAGCAAAATTAGATGCTTTTGAGacttgtttttgttgattctaGATTATCCCTGTCCATTATTCAGTTCAAGAAGCAGATCAACAGTATATGGTGAAGTTGGACATACAATCATGAATCTGTTAGCAGTATGTGGTCATTGGTTTTTATACTGTACAGTGGTTGCTCTAAATCAGAATCAGTTAGATTTTAATTTAGGATGGGTACTTAGGCAGTGAGTGTTCTTGCACAATGGCTGTCTTGCCAACACTTTTTGAGCTATCTTAAATTTCAGTATCATGAAGTGACTAAGAGTGTTGTTAATCCATCTGCAGGCcctggttgttcaaaggctgGGTAACACTATCCAGCAGTTAGCctaatataatttattttgtaaatgtttATCCACTGAATAGAACTATCTAGCCTTTGAACAATCAAGGTGGGATGGGACAAGAAACAGCAGTTTTGCACCCCTTGAATTATGTTAGATCTCCCAGACAATTTACTAGTAGCTGTCATAATTATTCCAGAGCAGAGAACAGCTCTGTGAGAGTTAAACGTCTCTTTCAGAAACCCAAAATCATGACTTTCCCACTGCTAGATTGTAGACTGTTTTTCATACAGAATATAGCCTTGCTACTGAGTGCAAACTTGCCTTATGctgtaataataattaattttcttagGACTTCAAGAATTTCCAGTATACATTACCAAGAGTGACAGGGCTTCTCATACACATGGAAGAAAAGAAGACTTTAGTTAGACTGCCACAAGACAGATATGATGAGGTAACAATTTTGAGtgttaaccctctacacccaaacatcatcagtatgcatattctccatactgttctgtatacattttctaaggagctgacaaggagaatttgtcaagcaatcaagagctgctttagttggtgatcattcctttattttcacgaccttaatgtgtgggtcagaggtgatattgtaaggagaaattagatgctagtcacttttagaAGTTAAGGGTTAAGTGACAATTGAAGTCTTCATGTATTAAGATAGGTaattttgtgattgaaaagagGCTGATTAATAAAAAACTTTACCAAAATCAGTAAGTGAAAGGTGCAGTTAGTTTGCCACTTATGGGTATCATGATCATTGAGTTCTCAACAGAGGATATTtctggctgtttttttttttgtgtgtgtgtgtgtgtgtgcaaTAAATGCTTTGTAATTCAGGAAGAGGAAACGTGAACAGCCTGCAAAATTCCTCATAAGAACCTGAATAATTGTCCACAACTGCTGAAAAAGCACTTTTGTCCAGAATTTAAGGCAGCAAGAGTAGTAACATTTTACCTTTTTGGTAGGAGCATTAACCAAAATCATGAACAGACAATACCTGGTTATCTTTTAGGAAATAGAAGTCTTTGATTCTCTCATCAGGTGGTAAAGATTCTCAATGCCACTGATGAGCATGTCATGGCTCTTGGAGCCAACTTCAGCTTAGAAGCAGACTCACATCTGGTCTGTATGCAGAGTGAACAAGGCTATAAAACTCAAGCCATCAACATACAGAATCAAGCCAGGAAAGGTACATACTGAAGCAGGTGGAAAATGCAACCAGGGTCACTGGCTCAAGTATATAtggtgtatttttttaatgtaacttctattattttggttttctttagtAACTGGAGCAAGCTTTATTGTCTTCAGTGGGGCGCTAAAGCCAAGCAGTCCATTCATGGCAAAAGTCAACATTGTGGAAGGTTTGTAACTTGTCCTCTCCACTGAACTCTACTGATGCgtattctcctcactgttttctcaacatttcctgaggtgctgtcaaggagaatttgtataacaatcaaggttctttagttggtatGCAGTTCATTTAACTCTTGACCTTTATGTGaaattcaggggtgataatgtgAGGAAATATAAGATACTGTCACCTTTAGGGGTCAAAGGGCTTAATTTAGAGAGAGCTTGAGCCCATTTACCTCTGAGACACAAATGGCAGCCAGaagtttgaatttcttttctaTGGGGCTCTCTCTAGATCTTGTGTCTGTATCATTTAATTTGGAATTTGATGTCAAAGCACAGCAAGAGTAGTTTTCTGTCTGTCATATTTTCATTGCCAGTTACTCTTTGTTTGGCCAATGCTTTTACTTCTAGGGGAGACCcaaatggaatttctcctcaccatatcagTAAAtttttgaccctttaactcccagaagtgattaaagtaaaacttctccctacaacatccctacattcttcagcaaacaggtgatgagaaca
This is a stretch of genomic DNA from Pocillopora verrucosa isolate sample1 chromosome 12, ASM3666991v2, whole genome shotgun sequence. It encodes these proteins:
- the LOC131783141 gene encoding zinc finger FYVE domain-containing protein 9, which gives rise to MASAFVPVDLDKLLDEFEEKEQEPKPDQTSVVKVPTVDRKRIATQSFQSPFPSIQEEVLSDQESEKYPDDSKNDIDDDNDDSCSINGLIKAAEAITDQNVVGKTLRDELEELEESVVYTPIDNTWHENAQNTSESVHSAGQFDLNGVEDTHYNASSLDNEESLMTTLASNEGVSDGQEARSNNFDHKDEQISNNDESALDSAVAANGVAEHAQDVEFMGWIEDTSRDNSEQPGNDEASQCVVNEFVVSEQQETHEQFMNSTVLHPQDGGMSVDDVNLTSYDQVQSENLLEPGLSIVPVVDANFETYPSESDQSHNVGTQDFYTQNENADSGTSFQTEPSMTNSYNCNSEQESFDTGNQPGQVEHEEGSQSPVLTMSLQSHGAVEARRITSGEACLGRVPPLWVPDSVATHCMNCGLKFSVLKRRHHCRACGKALCSSCCNMKFVLPYLDNKEGRVCQVCCNALLRAQALSEVMESQEDDNLRNHFDSVPDDLLTEDVLEEHEDLPADQQEVSEGAEAIGDELDSTELPSPGVDMATRPSSSPPVLPPLQIPVLPPTDAPNTPLSTPASPALSDDSDCLFRLDVDNVRSLLPQDITTLPPVLRVTNEEISIQERPDPAEIMYQLKGLHETVVFLLNKNLVVKVTLVKLSCCVKRKCWCFVTEGMGAANQEEMVVLLECHRKETMLPKDVLSHFNTAFAYAKQGHTVSELGYTIFGQPFLGSSDNAGFLYVKPSFQCLKNIPVPSTPYVIGVLIKRLESPWAQLFPLRLQLRLGAEFRYYPCPLFSSRSRSTVYGEVGHTIMNLLADFKNFQYTLPRVTGLLIHMEEKKTLVRLPQDRYDEVVKILNATDEHVMALGANFSLEADSHLVCMQSEQGYKTQAINIQNQARKVTGASFIVFSGALKPSSPFMAKVNIVEDGIMVQLTPEMIEKLRHSLKEMQDYSITTGVPGGAGEEQVIVEWASRQSASQQASLNSPIDGLQLGSFPSVKVHSGCDFTRKNVFRIQWTEVFFLGEGQQSASRDLNKLTGELAKAFCQTLVPHLSKMSSDGFTFVGLRVNLDPDNVGYLAGSNQQHLPANVMVDLDNVLVPVIHAAANHQRRHSLSAELLFKVLRLL